GGGATCTCGCCGAACTCGAAGCCGATCTGCTTGAGGTGCTCCACGGAGGGGTCCCACTCCTCGTCGTCCACCTCGAGGGCGATCAGGCACGAGAGGTCGGCCGCCTTCAACGCGTCGAAGACCGGCTCGTATCCGACGACCCCGTTGCCGCAGGCTTGATGAAGATCGTCCTGCCCGTCGTTGTCGTGGAAGTGGAGCATCACGATCCTGTCGCTGAACGACTCGATCCACTCCTCGGGCGCCATCCTGGAGAAGCAGGCGGCGTGCCCGAGATCGGCGCAGAAACGAAGCCAAGGGGAGTTGATGGTCGCCAGGATCTCCTTCAACATCTCGCCGTCGGGCTCGTAGGTGTTCTCGATCGCCAGGACGATCTCCTCTTCCTCGGCGGCGCGCACGATTTCCTGGAGACTGTCGATGACGCGGTCCCTCCACTCGACTCGGCGCCTGGGCGGGATGTGGGTGCTGTAGCCGGCGTGCAGGACGGCGACCCGCGCGCGCAGGTCGGCCGCGATCTCGAGCCCGAACTGCAGGGAGTCGCGCGCGTACTCGTGCACCTTGGGGTCGCGGCTTCCGAAGTGCAGATCGACGTAGGGAAGATGGCAGGTCACCGGGATCTCCTCGTCGGTGAGGATCCTCCGGAAGCTCTCGATCTCGCGGAACGGCACGTCGCGATTGAACTCCATGTCGGAGAGCATCAGGTCGAGGCCGAACCCCTGCGCGTGGAGCGGCGGGAGCATCTCCCCCAGCGTAGGCAACGACGCGGCGTTCAGAGTCTTCTGCTTGTGCAGTCGGAATTTCAAAGGACACCCCTCCTCTGGCCACGCGCGTTCGGCGAAACGCCCCTCCCCGCGGGATGGGAAGCCGGTCCGTTGGCGCGATGACGATCCGGGGACATCTGCTAGGAGGACCTCATCTTGCGGATTTCCTCCGTGAGGATGGGAACGATCTCGAAGAGATCGCCGACGATCCCGTAGTCGGCGGTCTTGAATATGGGAGCGTCGGGGTCCTTGTTGATCGCGACGATGCAGCCGCTCGTGCGCATACCCGCCAGGTGCTGGATGGCGCCGCTGATCCCGCAAGCGATGTAGAGCTTGGGCGACACGGTGGTTCCCGTCTGCCCGACCTGATGCTGGTGATCGATCCACCCGGCGTCGACGGCGGCCCGGCTCGCGCCGACGGCCCCGCCCAGGCTGCCGGCGAGATCCTTGATGAGCGCGAAGTTCTCCGGCCCCTTGAGACCCCTTCCTCCGGAGACGATGATCTCGGCCTCCTGGAGGTCGACGGCGTCGCCGACCGACTGCAGAAGGCTCGCGACGCGGGCGCGCAGCGAGAGGGGCTCCTCCTGAGCGGAGAGAGGGACGACCTCGCCCGTCCTCGATGGATCGGGATCGGGCATGGGACAGGCGCCCGGCCGGACAGTGACGGCCCGGGCCCCGTTTCCGCGCGCGCGGAGGGTGGCGAACGCCTTGCCGCCATAGACGGACTTGACGGCGCTCACGGATCCGTCCGAGGCGATCTCCACCGAAAGCGCCTCCGGAATCAGCGGAACGCCGATCCGGGCGGCGAAGCGAGGAGCGAGATCCCGACCCATCGCCGTCGCCTGGAAGAGGACGATGGAGGGGTTGCTCGAGCGGTAGGCCGCCTCCACCAGGGCGGTGTAGCCGGCGGAGTTGTACATGGAGAGGCCGGGATGGTCCGCCGCGTGGACGCGATCGGCTCCCCGAGCGATGAGCGCGGCCGCGCAGTCGCCGAGTCCCGAGCCGATCAGGACCGCGTGGACTTTCCCGTCAGGCGCGAGCCTCCGGGCGAGGCCCAGACACTCGTGGACGCTCCTCTTGAACTTGCCATCCCGCTGCTCAGCGAATACGAGAACGTCCATCCGCCATCCCCTCCCTAGACGAGCTTTCTTTCCTCGCGCAGACCCTTGAGAACCGCGAGGACCGATTCGCGCGCCTCTCCCTTGAAGACCTGCCCCGCCGTGCGCGCCGGAGGAGGAACGAGCTTCGCGATCTCGAGCTGCGATCCCGCCGCGCCGTGAGCGGCCAGATCGATGGCGAGACCGGCGGCGGTCAGCTCCTCGATCGGCTTCTTCTTGGCCTTCATGATCCCCGGGAGGCTCGGGTACCTCGGCTCGTTCAGCCCCTTGTTCGCGGTCAGGACGGCGGGGAGCTCGACCTCGACAAGCTCCGTGGCCCCCTCGATCTCCCGGTGGACCTTGAGATGACGCTCGTCCGTCCAGTCGATCTTCGTCGCGACGGAGACATGAGGGAGTCCGAGGATCTCGGCGACCGCCACGCCCGTCGCGTGGTTCTCGACGTCGATCGAGATCTTCCCGAAGAGGATCAGGTCCGCCCCGAGGGGGCGGATCGCGGAGGCGAGGATCTGGGCCGTGCCGTGGGAGTCGGATCCGGTCAGCGCCTCCTCCTTGAGGATCAGGGCGCTGTCGGCCCCCATCGCGAGGCAGGTCCGCAGGGCCTCTTCCACTTTCCCCGCGCCGAGGGAGAGGACGGTCACGCTTCCACCGAACTTCTCGCGGACCCTCAGGGCTTCCTCGATGGCGTACTCGTCGTACGGGTTGATCACCATCTCGAGGCCCGTCCGGTCGATGGTGCGGCCGTCGGCGGAGACCGCGATACGGGCCTCCGAGCTCGGAACCTGCTTCATACAGACGACGACATGCATCCGCACCTCCCGCGGCAAACGACGCAATCCACCCTCCCCGGCACGGCGTAAAAACGCCGTCCCGGGTCCCCGAGCCGCAACAACACCGTCGGGGCGGGAAAGCTACCAGGCACGCTATCAGACTCCGGGAGGCGGGGGCAAGGGCAAAACCGGCAGGCGGGGCGGTCTAGGGCGAGAGCGCAACCCCCACGATTTCTCTCAGTTGCGCCTCATCCACGACACGCTGCCCCGGACCGGCGGAGATGCGGAAGAGATCAGCCGGCTGCTCGGGGTCCTCGCGGGGGCCCAGGAGACGAATCTCGATCGATTCTTTCGCCCCTTGCGATTCCAGACGAATCCGATCAGGAACCCGGGCCGTCCCCACCCGCCTCGCCCCGAACCGTCTCGCCCGCAGGACGATCTCCCCTTCATGGTTCCTCCAGAGGATCTCGGTGATTCGCGCGCAATCGTTCGAGAGCCGGACCTCGACCCATGAGAGCGGCTCGCCTTCCCCCAACCGCCCCAGCAGCGTCCAGCCGGACGGGGTCCTCTCGAGATGCGGGTCGGCGATCCGCTCGATCAGCGCGACGGGGCAGAGAATCGAGAGAAGCTCTCCGGCTCCCGGGACAGCGAGGCTTCCGTCGAACGCGTCCGCGCCGCCGCTCCAGAAGGCCCCGGCACGAGGCAGACTGACGAAGGCGGAGTCCTCCCGGACCGCCAGGGTGACGATCGGAACGAAGAGGCCCGCCCGCGCCTGGATGCGGATCCTGTCGGGCCAGCTCGCGCGCATCGCACCGCTCAAGCGCGTGGACGACGCGCCGCCTCGATCGACTGAGATCTCCAGATCGGCCCGCAGGCCGCTCGGGCATCCGCTCTGCTCGAGGGATCGGGCGACTCGCCTCCCTCCTTCCCCTCCTGGCTGCAGATCGGGAAGAAGCGGTCCGCGCGGGGCGCAGCCCGCCGCGGCGATGGCGAGGAGAAGCGAGGCGGTGAAGAGGCGGCGCGAGGCGCGCCCGCGGGATCGCGCGCCGGGATTCAGGATTCGTATTCCTGCGGGCGCTTGCCGGCCGCCAGGATCGAACAGGCCTCGATCGGATTCATCCCAAGCTCGCGTATCCGCTCGACCAGCTCGGGGCTCCCGGCGCCCGGGTTCACGAAGATGTCGCGGACGCCCTTCGCGCTCGCGTGATCGATGACGCCCAGCCCTGCTTCCGGCGGCAGATAGAGGCTCATCGTCGAGGCCGTCCCTGGGATGTCGGAAACCGATGCGTAGCAAGGAATCCCCTCGACGACCTTCTCACTGGGGTGGACGGGATAGACCGTCCACCCGAGGTCGCGATAGGCACGGACCGCCTTGTTCGCGAACTTCCCCCTGTTGCTGGAAGCGCCCACGATGATGATGCTCTTCCGCTCGCCGACTGCCCCGGCCATCGATCCCTCCCCGGCGGCGCGCCCCTTGCATCCCGGCATCGATCTCGCGGAGACTTGGCGCTCGAGCCGGGAGATTCCGTCACAGGATATCGGAGCGGCGCGGCCATGTCATCCCCGGGCCAGGGGCCTCGCTGGAGACGCATCTTCAGCCAGCGCGGAGGATGGAGCGAGACGAATGCCGGCGAGTCACGTATGGCGATCGACGCGGACGATCGACGAGGTCCAGGACCTCCTTCTGGGCCAGGCCGCTCTCTTCCGCCCCAGGCGCCCGGGCCTCGACACGCCCTTGGCGAGGATCCCCTTCGCCTTCATCGATGTCGAGACGACCGGCCTCCTCCCCGAGCAGGGGGATCGCGTCGTCGAGATCGCGGCCCTGCGCGTGGAGCCCGGGGGAGAGGAGACTCGCTTTCTGGAGCTGCTCAATCCGGAGCGCGATGTGCCGGAGCAGGCGCGCAGGCTCCACGCGCTGCGCCCTCGCCAGCTGAGTCGCTGCCGGACTTACCCCGCGGCCGCGCCCGCGCTGGAGAGGATCCTCGATGGCGCGGTCTGGGTCGGCCACAACGTCGGCTTCGACATCGGCTTCCTGCGCGCCGAGTCGGCGCGGGCCGGCAGGACCCTTCATCCCGCCTGGGCTCTTGACACGCTCCTTCTCTCCCGGCGATGGCTGAGCCTCCGGCGAAACAGTCTCGACGCGGTCGCGGAGCATCTCGGGATCCGCAAGCGCAGTCCGCACAGGGCCCTCGACGATCTGCTGACCACCAAGGAGGTCCTGACCCTGCTGATCTCCAGGATCGATCCGAGTCCGGAGACCCTCGAGGATCTCCTCAGGGCAATGCTCCCCATGGAAAGAGGCGGCGCATGAGTGACGACCCCAGGAACGGGCTCCTCACATGGATCGAGATCGATGAGCAGGCGCTCGTCGACAACATCGGCGGGTTCCGCAGGCGCCTCGCTCCCGGGGTGCTCCTTCAGGCCGTCGTCAAGAGCAACGCCTACGGACACGGACTCGAGCAGGTCTCCCGCATCGCGGCGCGGTGCGGCGCGGATGGCTTCGGCGTGCACACCGTGGAGGAGGCCGAGGCGCTGGCGTCTCTCGGCCTCGGCCGCCCGATCCTCATCCTGGGGTACATCGCCCGCGCTCATGCGGCGCGCGTCGTCGGATCGGCCGCGGAGGCGACCGTCTACAATCCCGAGACCCTCGAGGCTCTCTCGGCGGCGGCCGCGGCCGCGGGCAAGAAGATCCGGTGCCACCTGAAGATCGAGACGGGGGTCCATAGACAGGGAATCCCGGCGGAGGAGATCGATCCCTTCCTCGATCGGCTGCTGTCCTTGCCCCATCTCATCCCGGCGGGCGTCTCGACCCACTTCGCGAACATCGAGGACACGACCGACCACAGCTATGCCATGAGGCAGCTCGAGGCGTTCCGCGCCGCCGCGGACCGCGTCCGCTCCAGGGCGCCCGGCGCGATGCGCCACTGCGCCTGCTCCGCGGCGGTCCTCACGATGCGCGAGACCTTCTTCGAGATGGTCCGCGTCGGCATCGGGCTCTACGGGCTCTGGCCGTCCAAGGAAACGCTGCTCTCCTGCTTGCTCGAGGACGCGGAACCGGCGCCGCTGAGGCAGGTGATGACCTGGAAGGCCAGGATAGCCCAGATCAAGAGCGCCGCGGCGGGAGCCTACATCGGTTACGGCTGCACCTACCGGGCGACCCGGCCGACCCGGCTCGCGGTCTTGCCGATCGGCTACGCCGACGGCTACGACCGCCGCCTGTCAGGGATCGGCCATCTTCTGATTCGCGGCCGCCGCGCTCCCGTCCTGGGTCGCATCTGCATGAACATCGTGATGGCCGACGTGACCGACATCCCCGAGGCGCGCCTGGAGGACGAGGCGGTCCTGATCGGAAGGCAGGGCGCGGAGGAGATCGCAGTCTCTCAGGTCGCCCAGCAGTGCAACACCATCGCCTACGAGATCGTCGCCCGGATCGCGCCCCAGATCCCGCGGCTCGTGGTCGGCCGGCGGCCCGCAGCGACCGAAGACGACGGCTAGACGCATTTGGCTGGATCTGAGAAGCGAGCAGGCGCGCCGCGAGGCCCGGCGCCCCCCGAACCTAGCCGGGTCGAGCGGATGCGCCAGGCGAGCGTCTCGGATGCAGCCAAACCGCTCTAGGAGACAGGCGAGCCGGGCGGTATCTCCGACGCCGGAGCGAGAACCACCACCCGATCCCCGCCGCTCGCGGCCAGCAGCATCCCGTGGGACCATTCCCCCCGCAGCTTGACCGGTTTCAGGTTCGCGACCACGACGATGCTCTTTCCGAGGAGATCCTCGCTCCGGTAGTAGGGAGCGATCCCGGCGACGATCTGCCGTTCCTCTCCCCCGATGTCGATCGCCATCTTGAGCAGCTTGTCGGCGTTCGGGTGGGGTTCGACGCGCAGGATCCTCGCGGTCCGCAGGTCGAGCTTCGCGAAGTCCTCGATCGTGATCTCCGGCTTGGGCGACTGGGGCTGGCTCATTGTTCCTCCCTCGTGTCGATCCTCTTTCTCTTGCCGTCCTCGCGCTCGAGGAGGCGCGCGTACTTCATCCCGACATAGAGCGAGTCCATCAGGGCAAGAACGAGTCCCGCCTTCCCGTCCAGGAATCCAGCGCGAAGAAGGTAGCCCTTGACGAATCGGATCGGAGGCCGCAGGAGGAGATCGAGAACGCCCGCCCGCGCCCCCCGCGCCGCGGCCTGGACGGCCCAGAGACGCGAGAGGTTCTCGATCTTCCGGATGTGATGACCGAGATCCCGGTAGCTCCAGTGCTCCAGATAGCCGTCGAGCCGACCCACCGGGCCCTCCACGGCCATCGACTCGTGGACCTCGCGGTCGGGGAAGCTCCCCTTCTCGCGCCGGAAGAGGCGAAGGACCCGATCGTGTCCCCAGTTCCCATGGCGGATCGTCCTTCCGAGATAGTGGTTCCTCCGACGGACCTCGAAGCCGGCAAACGGACCGGGGTCGTGGAGCCGGCTCCGGATCGCGTCCGCCAGCGCCGGAGTCGCCTCCTCGTCCGCGTCGATCCAGAAGACCCAGGGGTGGCGGGTGGCCGCTATGGCGAAGCGCTTCGCGCCGACGAACCCTTCCCAGGGCCGGACGATCACATCCGTCGCCAACGGTCTGGCCATCTCGGCCGTCCGATCGGTTGTCGCGGCGTCCACGACCACGAGCCTCTCATCCGCCCAGGAGATCGATCGGAGACAGCGGACAATCCCGTCCTCCTCGTCCCGAGCGATCACGAAGGCGCTGATCCTCGCTTCAGGCTCGCTCATCCGATCGAATCCCCCCGCCGGCAGCCGCGCCGGCCGACGCCGGCCGACGCCGGTCTCGCACGAGCCGAGCGCCCGCCCGCGCCCGCGCGTCAAGGCGGTCTCCGCTCGTCGCTCGACCCCGGTCAGGCTACCCTAGGGCTTCCGTCGCCTCAAGCCGTCCGGGGATTCCCGGTGGACTTGCCGCGCGCGGGGCACCTAATGTTCTGCCCGTCGGAACCTCGTCGCGATGAAAGGGTGGTAGCGGAAGTAGATGAGCCATAGCGGTCGAATCGGGCTTCTCGCCCTCATTCTCCTCAGCCTCCACGGCGCGGCCGGGGGGACCCCCAAGCACAGAGAAACTCTCCTGCTCGCGCCTCTGGGGCGGGGGATCGGGGCGGGCGACACCGTGCTCGTCCAGACCCGCTGGGACTCCGCGGGATATCAGGTGACCGCGAACTTCGCCCCGCTCGACGGAGCGGGGGGCGGCCCCGTCATGGCGAGCGACCTTTCGAATGGGTACTACAGGATCAGCTACGTGACGGGCTCGATGGCCGGCCTCAGCGACAGCCCGGGAGTCGTGATCCCGGTCAATGCGATGAGCCGGTTCGACTCCTCTGCGGCGACCTATCTTCGCTTCACCGTCTGCCGGAACGCGTCGACCCCGCGCCCGGAGCATCTGCGGAGCTTCCTGCGCGACGGCGGACGGAGGATCTACGCGGGCGACTCCCTCATCGTGCGGACCATCTGGCAGGCCGCGGGGGTTCGCAGCCTCCGAGTGGCCGCCGACTTGAGGAGCCTCGTCCCGCGGTTCCAGGAGTCGGCCTTGACCGTCCGCGAGATAGGCGCCGATGGGGCGGGGGCCGACACCTTCGAGATCGCCTACGACCTTCCTGGGAAGAGCGACCTCGTGCCGGAGGCCAACGGAATCCCTCTCACGATCATTGGACGAGATTCGCTCTGCAGCGACGTGAGGTTCTCGGAGCTCCTGATCGATCTCAGGACCTCGGGCCCGCCGGCGCCGGTCTCCCAGCGGATCCTCTTTCCGATCGATCGGGGGGTGCGCGATCTCGACACCCTCAGGATCGAGAGCCGCTGGGATTCCGCCGGCTACTTCGTGCGGGCCGACTTCACCGAGCTCGACGGGGGGACTGGAGGGCTCGCCTCGGCGCTCGACGAGGGAGGCGGCCTCTACACGATCCGCTACAGGATAGGAACGATCGCCGGACTGCCCGATAGCGCGGTGGCGATACCGATCACCGCCGTCAACCCCCTCGGGGACTCCTTCACCGACCATTCGCTGCGCGCCTGCAGGAACCAGACGACTCCCCCGCCCGTCCACCTGAACAGCGCGCTCAAGAACAACCGGACCCGCTACAGCAAGAACGACACGCTTGTCGTATACACCCGGTGGTCGAGTCCGGCGGGAATCGACTTCAGCATCGAGGCTGACTACCGCGCCATCTTCCCGGCCTTCGAGCCGTCGAAGGCCGAGGTCCGGGAGATCTCGCCGGACAGCTTCGAGGTCTCCTACATCCTTCCCGTCGTGGGGCTCGCTCCCGACACCGTGGGCATCCCCGTCGTCATCCGCGCCCGCGACGCCCGTTGCAGCGTCGTCGCCGACAGCACGCTGCGCATCGAGCTGGACACGACTCCCCCGCGACAGCCGCCCGTCCTCGATCCCCTCCCCTCCGAAACGACGGAGACCACGATCACGGTCTCGGGGACCGCGCAGGATGCAGCCTGGGTCTCGGTGTCGGTGAACGGCGCGCCGCAGGGGCCGTTCGCCGTCGACCCCTCGACGTGGAGATTCTCGACGCCCATCGACCTCGCCTCCGGCCTGAACTCGCTCATCTCTTGGCCGGAGGACGAGCTGGGCAACCTGGGGCCGCGAACTCTGGAGAAGAAGATCCTTGTGGTCGCGGGGAGATCGATCAACTACCCGACGCCGTTTCGGCCGGGCGACGAGTTCATCGTCTCCGACGCTGCCGGAGTGCGCGAGGCTTCGGTCCATCTCTACAACCTCGAGGGGACCCGAGTCGCGGATCTCAAGCGAACGGGGAATTCCCTCGAGATGCGCCTCCGGTGGGAAGGACGGGATCGTGAGGGCGATCTCGCGCAGCCGGGCTACTATCTTC
The Candidatus Eisenbacteria bacterium genome window above contains:
- a CDS encoding sugar phosphate isomerase/epimerase, coding for MKFRLHKQKTLNAASLPTLGEMLPPLHAQGFGLDLMLSDMEFNRDVPFREIESFRRILTDEEIPVTCHLPYVDLHFGSRDPKVHEYARDSLQFGLEIAADLRARVAVLHAGYSTHIPPRRRVEWRDRVIDSLQEIVRAAEEEEIVLAIENTYEPDGEMLKEILATINSPWLRFCADLGHAACFSRMAPEEWIESFSDRIVMLHFHDNDGQDDLHQACGNGVVGYEPVFDALKAADLSCLIALEVDDEEWDPSVEHLKQIGFEFGEIPDPAP
- a CDS encoding electron transfer flavoprotein subunit alpha/FixB family protein, which gives rise to MDVLVFAEQRDGKFKRSVHECLGLARRLAPDGKVHAVLIGSGLGDCAAALIARGADRVHAADHPGLSMYNSAGYTALVEAAYRSSNPSIVLFQATAMGRDLAPRFAARIGVPLIPEALSVEIASDGSVSAVKSVYGGKAFATLRARGNGARAVTVRPGACPMPDPDPSRTGEVVPLSAQEEPLSLRARVASLLQSVGDAVDLQEAEIIVSGGRGLKGPENFALIKDLAGSLGGAVGASRAAVDAGWIDHQHQVGQTGTTVSPKLYIACGISGAIQHLAGMRTSGCIVAINKDPDAPIFKTADYGIVGDLFEIVPILTEEIRKMRSS
- a CDS encoding electron transfer flavoprotein subunit beta/FixA family protein, producing MRRLPREVRMHVVVCMKQVPSSEARIAVSADGRTIDRTGLEMVINPYDEYAIEEALRVREKFGGSVTVLSLGAGKVEEALRTCLAMGADSALILKEEALTGSDSHGTAQILASAIRPLGADLILFGKISIDVENHATGVAVAEILGLPHVSVATKIDWTDERHLKVHREIEGATELVEVELPAVLTANKGLNEPRYPSLPGIMKAKKKPIEELTAAGLAIDLAAHGAAGSQLEIAKLVPPPARTAGQVFKGEARESVLAVLKGLREERKLV
- a CDS encoding CoA-binding protein — encoded protein: MPGCKGRAAGEGSMAGAVGERKSIIIVGASSNRGKFANKAVRAYRDLGWTVYPVHPSEKVVEGIPCYASVSDIPGTASTMSLYLPPEAGLGVIDHASAKGVRDIFVNPGAGSPELVERIRELGMNPIEACSILAAGKRPQEYES
- a CDS encoding 3'-5' exonuclease, whose amino-acid sequence is MMMLFRSPTAPAIDPSPAARPLHPGIDLAETWRSSREIPSQDIGAARPCHPRARGLAGDASSASAEDGARRMPASHVWRSTRTIDEVQDLLLGQAALFRPRRPGLDTPLARIPFAFIDVETTGLLPEQGDRVVEIAALRVEPGGEETRFLELLNPERDVPEQARRLHALRPRQLSRCRTYPAAAPALERILDGAVWVGHNVGFDIGFLRAESARAGRTLHPAWALDTLLLSRRWLSLRRNSLDAVAEHLGIRKRSPHRALDDLLTTKEVLTLLISRIDPSPETLEDLLRAMLPMERGGA
- the alr gene encoding alanine racemase, whose product is MAEPPAKQSRRGRGASRDPQAQSAQGPRRSADHQGGPDPADLQDRSESGDPRGSPQGNAPHGKRRRMSDDPRNGLLTWIEIDEQALVDNIGGFRRRLAPGVLLQAVVKSNAYGHGLEQVSRIAARCGADGFGVHTVEEAEALASLGLGRPILILGYIARAHAARVVGSAAEATVYNPETLEALSAAAAAAGKKIRCHLKIETGVHRQGIPAEEIDPFLDRLLSLPHLIPAGVSTHFANIEDTTDHSYAMRQLEAFRAAADRVRSRAPGAMRHCACSAAVLTMRETFFEMVRVGIGLYGLWPSKETLLSCLLEDAEPAPLRQVMTWKARIAQIKSAAAGAYIGYGCTYRATRPTRLAVLPIGYADGYDRRLSGIGHLLIRGRRAPVLGRICMNIVMADVTDIPEARLEDEAVLIGRQGAEEIAVSQVAQQCNTIAYEIVARIAPQIPRLVVGRRPAATEDDG
- the metG gene encoding methionine--tRNA ligase subunit beta — its product is MSQPQSPKPEITIEDFAKLDLRTARILRVEPHPNADKLLKMAIDIGGEERQIVAGIAPYYRSEDLLGKSIVVVANLKPVKLRGEWSHGMLLAASGGDRVVVLAPASEIPPGSPVS
- a CDS encoding glycosyltransferase family 2 protein gives rise to the protein MTRGRGRALGSCETGVGRRRPARLPAGGFDRMSEPEARISAFVIARDEEDGIVRCLRSISWADERLVVVDAATTDRTAEMARPLATDVIVRPWEGFVGAKRFAIAATRHPWVFWIDADEEATPALADAIRSRLHDPGPFAGFEVRRRNHYLGRTIRHGNWGHDRVLRLFRREKGSFPDREVHESMAVEGPVGRLDGYLEHWSYRDLGHHIRKIENLSRLWAVQAAARGARAGVLDLLLRPPIRFVKGYLLRAGFLDGKAGLVLALMDSLYVGMKYARLLEREDGKRKRIDTREEQ